In Leisingera methylohalidivorans DSM 14336, a single genomic region encodes these proteins:
- a CDS encoding response regulator transcription factor yields MGRHVVLIEDEPNITEAIRFLLERDGWSVDAHTDGATAVEVIRGADPDLVILDLMLPGKSGLEIVRELRMEDGMGALPVLMLTARGQMRDREMAEKAGVTRFMTKPFSNAEVLTAVRDLHAQAGQG; encoded by the coding sequence ATGGGCAGGCATGTTGTTCTGATCGAAGATGAGCCGAATATCACCGAAGCCATCCGGTTTCTGCTGGAGCGGGACGGCTGGAGCGTGGATGCGCATACCGATGGTGCCACCGCGGTGGAGGTGATCCGCGGTGCAGATCCCGATCTGGTGATTCTGGACCTGATGCTGCCGGGCAAAAGCGGTCTGGAGATCGTCCGCGAGCTGCGCATGGAGGACGGCATGGGCGCTTTGCCGGTGCTGATGCTGACAGCCCGGGGCCAGATGCGCGACCGGGAAATGGCGGAAAAAGCCGGGGTGACGCGTTTCATGACCAAACCCTTCTCCAACGCCGAAGTGCTGACGGCGGTGCGCGACCTGCACGCCCAGGCCGGCCAGGGATAA
- a CDS encoding ATP-binding protein translates to MASLNMLAVACLAYVAFLFFIAFWADRMATRGKSAAWMRSPLIYTLSLSIYCTAWTFYGAVGYAVRSGLEFVTIYIGPSLVMIGWWWGLRKLVRIGRSQRITSIADLLSSRYGKSNLLAAGVTILAVIGVTPYISLQLQSITLSFAIFAEADPLRSHNETYTVFWVGAGLAVFAILFGTRNLNANERHHGVVTAVALEAIVKLAALLAVGVFVVWGVAGGVAETLQRIDASQIGQWNVDGSRWATITFLAAAAFVCLPRMFQVMVVENEDERHLRIASWAFPLYLLLMSMFVVPIAAVGLELLPAGANPDMFVLTVPLQQGQKGLAVLSFLGGFSSATSMVIVAAMALSTMVSNHIVMPVWLRLQSRRASVSGDVRDVVLLSRRVSIAVIMLLGYFYYHLSGGAAALAAIGLTSFAGVAQILPALVGGLFWRGATRSGALAGLSVGFAIWLYTMLLPALGGGLLPEQILRDGLFGLSWLRPEALFGIEGMDPTVHAVMWSMSLNALVFCLVSLMSFPSPLERLQVAQYVNVFDHSAGPRGWTGSVAQCEDLMIMSQRILGASEAQAFFQRERMRQGGRGPLPEPTPAFLERLERELSASIGGAAAHAMIGQIAGGSSVSVADLLAVADETAQMLEYSSRLEAQSAKLTATARKLQETNEKLTQISEQKDAFLSQVSHELRTPMTSIRAFSEILRDDGQLSMQDQRRYAGIIHDETLRLTRLLNDLLDLSVLENGQVSLNMSAGTLPDVLDHAVSAALAGSDRPLKVRRNPATEGFRLSSDLDRLAQVFINLIANAQKYCDAEEPELSISATASNGWLQIDFTDNGSGVPAEFQQMIFEKFSRVSPERAGGAGLGLAICREVMQRLGGNVSYLPGYGGGAFRVSLPAAGEKAA, encoded by the coding sequence ATGGCCTCCCTCAATATGCTTGCCGTTGCCTGTCTCGCCTATGTGGCTTTTTTGTTTTTCATTGCCTTCTGGGCCGACCGGATGGCAACCCGCGGCAAAAGCGCTGCCTGGATGCGCTCGCCGCTGATCTACACGCTGTCGTTGTCAATCTATTGCACAGCCTGGACTTTTTACGGCGCGGTAGGCTATGCGGTGCGGTCAGGGTTGGAGTTTGTGACGATCTACATTGGTCCCTCGCTGGTGATGATCGGTTGGTGGTGGGGCCTGCGGAAACTGGTGAGGATCGGACGCAGCCAGCGGATCACTTCCATCGCGGACCTTCTGTCTTCGCGCTATGGCAAGTCGAACCTGCTGGCAGCCGGCGTGACGATCCTCGCGGTGATTGGCGTCACCCCTTACATCTCCCTGCAGTTGCAATCCATCACCCTGTCTTTTGCCATCTTTGCCGAGGCCGACCCGCTGCGCAGTCATAATGAGACCTATACCGTTTTCTGGGTGGGAGCGGGGCTGGCGGTGTTTGCTATCCTGTTCGGGACCCGTAATTTGAACGCCAATGAACGCCACCACGGGGTTGTCACCGCGGTGGCGCTGGAAGCGATCGTTAAACTGGCGGCGCTGCTCGCGGTTGGCGTGTTTGTCGTCTGGGGAGTGGCCGGCGGGGTTGCGGAGACACTGCAAAGAATAGATGCCTCGCAGATCGGCCAATGGAACGTAGATGGCAGCCGCTGGGCCACGATCACCTTTCTGGCCGCCGCCGCCTTTGTCTGTTTGCCACGGATGTTCCAGGTGATGGTGGTCGAAAACGAAGATGAGCGCCACCTGCGGATCGCCAGCTGGGCTTTTCCGCTGTATCTGCTGCTGATGTCGATGTTTGTGGTGCCGATTGCCGCGGTGGGGCTGGAGCTGCTGCCAGCGGGTGCCAATCCGGACATGTTCGTGCTGACGGTGCCGCTGCAGCAGGGCCAGAAAGGGCTGGCGGTACTGTCCTTTCTGGGCGGATTTTCTTCGGCCACGTCGATGGTGATTGTGGCCGCCATGGCGCTGTCGACAATGGTGTCGAACCACATCGTTATGCCGGTCTGGCTGCGATTGCAAAGCCGCCGGGCCTCGGTCTCCGGCGATGTGCGCGATGTGGTGCTGCTGTCGCGCCGGGTGTCGATCGCGGTGATCATGCTGCTGGGGTATTTCTATTACCACCTGTCCGGCGGCGCCGCGGCGCTGGCTGCCATCGGCCTCACTTCTTTTGCGGGGGTGGCGCAGATCCTGCCCGCGCTGGTCGGCGGGCTGTTCTGGCGCGGCGCCACCCGCAGCGGCGCCCTGGCCGGGCTTTCGGTGGGGTTTGCCATCTGGTTGTATACCATGCTGCTGCCGGCACTCGGCGGCGGGCTCTTGCCGGAGCAAATCCTGCGCGATGGTCTGTTCGGTCTCAGCTGGCTGCGTCCGGAGGCGCTTTTCGGGATCGAGGGGATGGATCCGACGGTGCACGCCGTGATGTGGTCGATGAGCCTCAATGCGCTGGTGTTCTGCCTGGTCTCTCTGATGAGCTTCCCCAGCCCCCTGGAGCGGCTGCAGGTGGCGCAATATGTCAATGTGTTTGATCATTCCGCAGGCCCGCGCGGCTGGACCGGATCTGTGGCGCAATGCGAAGATCTGATGATCATGTCGCAGCGCATTCTGGGAGCGTCCGAAGCACAGGCATTTTTCCAGCGGGAACGGATGCGCCAGGGAGGACGCGGTCCGCTTCCTGAGCCGACACCGGCCTTTCTGGAACGGCTGGAGCGCGAGCTGAGCGCGTCCATCGGCGGGGCGGCAGCGCATGCGATGATTGGCCAGATCGCCGGGGGCTCCTCGGTTTCGGTTGCGGATCTGCTGGCGGTTGCGGATGAAACCGCCCAGATGCTGGAGTATTCCAGCCGCTTGGAGGCACAGTCGGCGAAACTGACAGCGACTGCCCGCAAATTGCAGGAAACAAATGAAAAGCTGACGCAAATTTCGGAACAGAAGGACGCCTTCCTAAGCCAGGTCAGCCATGAACTGCGCACGCCTATGACCTCGATCCGTGCGTTTTCGGAAATTCTGCGCGATGACGGTCAGCTGAGCATGCAGGATCAGCGCCGCTATGCCGGGATCATTCATGACGAAACGCTGCGCCTGACCCGGCTGCTCAACGATCTTCTGGACCTCAGTGTGCTGGAGAACGGCCAAGTGAGCCTGAATATGTCCGCGGGCACCCTGCCGGACGTGCTGGACCACGCCGTTTCCGCTGCACTGGCGGGATCGGACCGTCCGCTCAAAGTCCGCCGCAATCCTGCAACGGAAGGGTTCCGCCTTTCCTCTGATCTGGACCGGCTGGCGCAGGTGTTCATCAACCTGATCGCCAACGCTCAGAAATATTGCGATGCCGAGGAACCGGAACTTTCCATTTCCGCCACAGCAAGCAACGGGTGGCTGCAGATCGACTTCACTGACAATGGCAGCGGCGTGCCGGCAGAATTCCAACAGATGATATTTGAAAAATTTTCGCGCGTCAGCCCCGAGCGGGCAGGCGGGGCCGGGCTTGGCCTGGCGATTTGCCGGGAGGTCATGCAGCGGCTGGGCGGCAATGTTTCCTATCTGCCGGGGTACGGCGGCGGCGCGTTCCGGGTTTCCTTACCCGCAGCAGGGGAAAAGGCTGCATAA
- a CDS encoding FliM/FliN family flagellar motor C-terminal domain-containing protein: protein MSETEAAEAGSGKQGVLARKLAATKEGVGALASSLTLKALRRSVARAAADLCGLPVAVLAARQSNRISEDLAAQLSDKDLLVVLDCPHGRMGAASMDAATVTALIQQQTIGTVMGKAPDERHYTPTDAVMTAEFLETTFAKVFAMLDGHADQAIFTGYRFGAQVENVRSLVLGMEAEDYRVIELNLDLACGAMQGVMKLVLPEPTAEELQDGQGNGAQGPSLGRNLGAIRAELTAVLCKMRVPLRDFAGLKVGDSLPLDSAFLYETDLLTIGGQSVAQGRLGQMNGARAVRLNQSGARLAGDAGADGMGFSDGANTDLMGGGPPALDMGIAAQGLQDPMDDGGLPALEAAPGLGGAGFDLDEGSGGLPALGGGGFDGGMGGVDPMDLAGLGGDGALGMDGLDGLDGGLPDLPDLPSVDLGNFAPEDAAAEISQLAGLDGALAGRR from the coding sequence ATGTCTGAGACTGAAGCAGCAGAGGCAGGCAGCGGCAAGCAAGGTGTGCTTGCACGCAAGCTGGCAGCGACAAAGGAAGGTGTTGGAGCGCTTGCCAGCTCTTTGACGCTGAAGGCTTTGCGCCGGTCGGTTGCGCGTGCGGCTGCGGACCTGTGCGGTTTGCCGGTGGCGGTACTGGCGGCGCGGCAGTCCAACCGTATTTCCGAAGACCTGGCTGCCCAGCTGTCGGACAAGGATCTGCTGGTTGTGCTGGATTGCCCGCATGGCAGGATGGGGGCTGCCAGCATGGATGCGGCCACGGTGACGGCGCTGATCCAGCAGCAGACAATTGGCACGGTGATGGGCAAAGCACCGGACGAGCGTCACTATACGCCGACAGACGCAGTGATGACGGCGGAGTTTCTGGAAACCACTTTTGCCAAGGTGTTCGCGATGCTGGACGGCCACGCTGATCAGGCAATCTTCACCGGTTACCGCTTTGGCGCACAGGTTGAAAATGTGCGCAGCCTGGTTCTTGGCATGGAGGCTGAGGATTACCGGGTGATCGAGCTGAACCTGGACCTCGCCTGCGGCGCCATGCAGGGCGTGATGAAGCTGGTGCTTCCCGAACCGACGGCCGAAGAACTTCAGGACGGCCAGGGCAACGGTGCGCAGGGCCCGTCACTGGGCCGCAACCTGGGCGCTATCCGGGCGGAGCTGACGGCTGTTCTGTGCAAGATGCGGGTGCCCTTGAGGGATTTTGCTGGTCTCAAGGTCGGTGATTCGCTGCCGCTGGATTCCGCCTTTCTCTATGAAACCGACCTGCTGACCATTGGCGGCCAGTCTGTTGCACAGGGGCGGCTGGGCCAGATGAACGGGGCGCGTGCAGTCAGGCTGAATCAATCCGGGGCCAGGCTGGCGGGTGATGCCGGGGCAGATGGAATGGGGTTCTCCGACGGGGCAAACACCGATTTGATGGGCGGCGGGCCTCCGGCACTCGATATGGGAATTGCGGCACAAGGGCTGCAGGATCCGATGGACGATGGGGGTTTGCCGGCATTGGAAGCGGCACCGGGGCTGGGTGGCGCCGGATTTGACCTGGACGAAGGCAGCGGCGGGCTTCCTGCCCTTGGCGGCGGCGGTTTTGACGGCGGCATGGGCGGTGTGGACCCGATGGACTTAGCTGGTCTCGGCGGCGATGGCGCTTTGGGCATGGATGGACTGGATGGATTGGATGGCGGGTTGCCTGACTTGCCTGATCTGCCTTCTGTCGATCTGGGGAATTTTGCCCCCGAGGATGCGGCGGCTGAAATCTCGCAGCTGGCCGGACTGGATGGCGCCTTGGCTGGACGCCGCTGA
- a CDS encoding TIGR01244 family sulfur transferase: MDARVITPRYSVSPQISAEDLPAIADAGYKTVICNRPDTEVPPSHQAEAIRTAAEAAGLRFEVLPLTHQTMTPENAARQRALYEECDGPVLAYCASGTRCSVVWALGQACDMSADDILQKTGAAGYQLEGLRPALISMADS, encoded by the coding sequence ATGGATGCACGCGTAATCACCCCCCGCTATTCGGTCTCGCCGCAGATATCGGCTGAAGACCTGCCCGCCATTGCCGACGCCGGCTACAAGACGGTGATCTGCAACCGCCCGGACACGGAAGTGCCGCCCAGCCATCAGGCAGAGGCGATCCGCACAGCCGCCGAAGCCGCCGGGCTGCGGTTCGAGGTTCTGCCGCTGACGCATCAGACCATGACACCGGAGAATGCCGCCCGCCAGCGGGCGCTGTACGAAGAATGTGACGGTCCTGTGCTGGCCTATTGCGCGTCCGGTACCCGCTGTTCGGTGGTCTGGGCGCTTGGCCAGGCATGCGATATGTCCGCCGATGACATTCTGCAAAAAACCGGAGCCGCCGGCTATCAGCTGGAAGGGCTGCGCCCAGCATTGATCTCCATGGCTGACAGTTAA
- a CDS encoding DUF6691 family protein, translated as MLRIILALIAGSLFGAGLMLSGMTDTAKVQGWLDIFGHWDPTLGFVMGGALLPMALAWRLAEGRKPAAGGSFPALPRAGPDRRLILGSILFGAGWGLAGFCPGPAMASLSYNGWQGALFLSAMACGMIAAPRISRHLDRRAANA; from the coding sequence ATGCTGCGGATTATTCTGGCGCTGATTGCAGGCAGCCTGTTTGGCGCAGGGCTGATGCTGTCGGGCATGACCGACACCGCAAAGGTACAAGGATGGCTGGATATTTTTGGCCATTGGGATCCCACGCTGGGCTTTGTGATGGGCGGTGCGCTGCTGCCGATGGCACTGGCTTGGCGGCTGGCAGAAGGACGCAAGCCTGCCGCCGGGGGCAGCTTCCCCGCCCTGCCGCGCGCAGGGCCGGACCGGCGGCTGATCCTCGGATCCATTCTGTTCGGCGCGGGATGGGGCCTGGCGGGGTTTTGCCCCGGTCCCGCAATGGCCTCGCTCAGCTACAACGGCTGGCAGGGCGCGCTGTTCCTATCGGCGATGGCTTGCGGCATGATAGCTGCTCCCAGGATCAGCCGGCATCTGGACCGCCGCGCAGCAAACGCGTAA
- a CDS encoding YeeE/YedE family protein, whose protein sequence is METDWIQGLAGGVLIGLGGAVYLLGNGRIMGASGILGGLLDGSGRSSAKERLAFIAGVIVMPLLIGLSAGSPATHATSNAAILIAAGVLVGLGTRMANGCTSGHGVCGVSRLSLRGITATAAFMLAGILTVAILRQVLGAI, encoded by the coding sequence ATGGAAACGGATTGGATTCAAGGGTTGGCAGGCGGTGTGCTGATCGGACTTGGCGGTGCCGTCTATCTTTTGGGCAACGGCCGTATAATGGGCGCCAGCGGCATCCTGGGCGGGCTGCTGGATGGCAGCGGCCGCAGCTCTGCAAAGGAACGGCTGGCCTTTATCGCAGGCGTGATTGTCATGCCGCTGCTGATTGGGCTGTCGGCCGGCTCGCCTGCTACCCATGCCACCAGCAACGCTGCCATACTGATTGCCGCAGGCGTGCTCGTCGGCCTTGGCACACGGATGGCCAACGGCTGCACATCCGGTCACGGGGTCTGCGGTGTTTCCCGGCTGTCCTTGCGTGGTATCACCGCGACGGCAGCTTTCATGCTGGCAGGCATCCTGACGGTGGCCATTCTGCGCCAGGTTCTGGGAGCCATCTGA
- a CDS encoding MBL fold metallo-hydrolase: MSPAVKAFFDEATNTVSYVVHEPAGSACAIIDSVLDYDQAAGRTCTESADAIIAWIKKEGLRTEWILESHVHADHLSAAPYLQERLGGKIGIGDQITVIQDTFGKIFNEGTEFQRDGSQFDRLYQEGDAFMIGQMRGEVLHTPGHTPACLTYVIGDAAFVGDTLFMPDFGTARCDFPGGSSADLYNSIQKILALPDSTRIFVGHDYKAPGRDDYAWETTVGEQKALNVHIGAGRSIEEFTRMRDARDATLGMPRLILPSLQVNMRAGQMPEPDDQGDIFLKIPVNKI; the protein is encoded by the coding sequence ATGAGCCCCGCCGTCAAGGCCTTCTTCGACGAAGCCACCAACACCGTTTCTTATGTGGTGCATGAGCCTGCCGGCTCCGCCTGCGCCATCATCGACTCCGTGCTGGATTACGATCAGGCTGCCGGGCGCACCTGCACAGAATCGGCGGATGCCATCATCGCCTGGATCAAGAAGGAAGGCCTGCGGACAGAGTGGATCCTGGAAAGCCACGTTCATGCCGACCACTTGTCTGCCGCGCCTTACCTCCAGGAACGGCTGGGGGGCAAGATCGGCATTGGCGACCAGATCACCGTGATCCAGGACACTTTTGGCAAGATTTTCAATGAGGGCACCGAATTTCAGCGTGATGGCAGCCAGTTCGACCGGCTGTACCAAGAAGGAGACGCCTTCATGATCGGCCAGATGCGCGGTGAGGTGCTGCACACGCCCGGTCACACGCCCGCCTGCCTGACCTATGTGATCGGCGACGCGGCTTTTGTCGGCGACACGCTGTTCATGCCTGACTTCGGAACTGCGCGCTGCGACTTTCCCGGCGGATCCTCAGCCGATCTGTATAACTCGATCCAGAAAATCCTGGCGCTGCCCGACAGCACCCGCATCTTTGTCGGCCATGATTACAAGGCACCGGGCCGCGATGATTACGCCTGGGAAACCACCGTCGGTGAACAAAAGGCGCTGAACGTGCATATCGGCGCAGGGCGCAGCATCGAGGAATTCACCCGAATGCGCGACGCCCGTGATGCGACCCTTGGCATGCCGCGTCTGATTCTGCCGTCGTTGCAGGTGAACATGCGCGCGGGCCAGATGCCGGAACCGGACGACCAGGGCGACATCTTTCTAAAGATCCCGGTCAACAAAATCTGA
- a CDS encoding DUF2312 domain-containing protein produces the protein MDITEDEKSENYRVTAGELRQFIERFERLDEEKKTIAEQQKEVMAEAKARGYDTKVMRKIIALRKRDQNDIDEEEAVLEMYKEALGM, from the coding sequence ATGGATATCACCGAAGACGAAAAAAGCGAAAACTACCGTGTTACCGCTGGCGAACTGCGCCAGTTCATCGAACGGTTCGAGCGTTTGGACGAAGAAAAGAAGACCATCGCCGAACAGCAGAAAGAGGTGATGGCCGAAGCCAAAGCGCGCGGTTACGACACCAAGGTCATGCGTAAGATCATCGCGTTGCGCAAGCGCGACCAGAACGACATCGACGAAGAAGAAGCGGTGCTGGAAATGTATAAGGAAGCCTTGGGCATGTAA
- a CDS encoding SDR family NAD(P)-dependent oxidoreductase: MGDQAESEMNPQQAARVLRSNVEGAASILAVLANRFEQRCNGTLVGLSPVTGEHGGAPNYVYGAAKAGFTAFLSGVRNRLAGKGVHVVTFCHIAARAPRHAND; this comes from the coding sequence ATGGGCGATCAGGCGGAAAGCGAAATGAACCCCCAGCAAGCGGCCCGGGTGCTGCGCAGCAATGTTGAGGGGGCGGCGAGTATTCTGGCAGTCCTCGCCAACCGGTTCGAGCAGCGCTGCAACGGCACGCTGGTCGGCCTAAGTCCAGTCACCGGTGAGCACGGCGGGGCACCCAACTATGTTTACGGGGCTGCCAAAGCAGGCTTCACCGCATTCCTGTCCGGAGTTCGCAACCGGCTGGCCGGCAAAGGCGTTCATGTTGTCACATTTTGTCACATTGCTGCCCGGGCTCCTCGCCACGCAAATGACTGA
- a CDS encoding RidA family protein yields MPAISVQPEGWKPAKGYANGMVAEGRLLFVGGQIGWTADQVFEAQDFIGQMRQALQNILEVVKAAGGSAQDITRLTWFVTDKTEYLAHQADVGKAYRAVMGYHFPAMTMVVVSALIEDQAKIEIEATAVLPD; encoded by the coding sequence ATGCCAGCCATCAGCGTGCAACCCGAAGGGTGGAAGCCCGCCAAAGGTTATGCAAACGGCATGGTGGCGGAGGGCAGGCTGCTCTTTGTCGGCGGCCAGATCGGCTGGACCGCGGATCAGGTGTTTGAGGCGCAGGATTTCATTGGCCAGATGCGCCAGGCGCTGCAGAATATTCTGGAGGTGGTCAAGGCCGCAGGCGGATCCGCGCAGGATATCACCCGGCTCACATGGTTTGTAACGGACAAGACCGAATACCTTGCCCATCAGGCGGATGTGGGAAAAGCTTACCGCGCAGTGATGGGCTATCACTTTCCGGCCATGACGATGGTGGTTGTTTCCGCCTTGATCGAGGATCAGGCCAAGATCGAAATCGAAGCTACTGCGGTTCTTCCGGACTGA
- a CDS encoding cupin domain-containing protein — translation MRINADFTKRVAVHFDETPWVASPAPGVERKMLDRIGEEVARATTIVRFAPGSAFARHVHDGGEEFLVLDGVFQDEHGDFPKGSYIRNPPTTSHTPAAAEGAVILVKLHQFDPADRTEVKTRITGGAAQQQLFQDRIETVTLQTWAPGQAVSLEVPGGAEVFVMDGSYIESREEFSRWDWLRMPPGSCLEATAGINGAKVWMKTGHLAQLTG, via the coding sequence ATGCGGATCAACGCTGATTTCACCAAACGCGTTGCGGTGCATTTTGATGAAACACCTTGGGTGGCAAGCCCGGCGCCGGGGGTGGAGCGGAAAATGCTGGACCGCATAGGAGAGGAGGTGGCCCGAGCCACCACCATCGTCCGGTTTGCGCCGGGCTCTGCCTTTGCGCGCCATGTGCATGACGGCGGCGAGGAATTTTTGGTGCTGGACGGCGTGTTTCAGGACGAACACGGGGATTTCCCGAAAGGCTCCTATATCCGCAACCCGCCCACCACCAGCCACACGCCAGCTGCGGCGGAGGGCGCAGTGATCCTGGTGAAGCTGCATCAGTTCGACCCGGCGGACAGGACCGAGGTGAAAACCCGCATCACAGGCGGTGCGGCGCAGCAGCAGCTGTTTCAGGACAGAATTGAAACCGTGACTTTGCAAACTTGGGCGCCGGGTCAGGCAGTCAGCCTGGAGGTTCCCGGCGGCGCCGAGGTTTTTGTTATGGACGGCAGCTACATCGAGAGCAGGGAAGAATTCAGCCGCTGGGACTGGCTGCGGATGCCGCCGGGCAGCTGTTTGGAGGCGACAGCTGGCATCAATGGCGCCAAAGTTTGGATGAAAACCGGGCATCTTGCGCAATTGACGGGCTAA
- a CDS encoding NAD(P)-dependent oxidoreductase, whose product MATSHQASGIQAARLDAAGIAENFSDLHPAYDAHEAAVAADRCYFCYDAPCMTACPTSIDIPQFIREIQAGHAESAAKTILEQNILGGMCARVCPTETLCEEACVREAAEGKPVEIGRLQRYATDTLMDKGVHPFTRAKATGRNVAVVGAGPAGLAAAHRLAMLGHDVVVYDANAKAGGLNEFGIAAYKSTNDFAAREVDWLLQIGGITMDYGKKLGADLSLDGLKSGYDAVFLSIGLAGVNALRAPGEDKDGVRDAVEFIAELRQADDLTTLPVGRNVVVIGGGMTAVDAAVQSKLLGAENVTIAYRRGRDAMGASRFEQDLAASKGVKLMFNVMPKAVHGNGAAAEIELEYTKTADGKVSGTGETVRLAADQVFKAIGQTLAGQPDALELEGRKIKVGDTGRTSVAGVWAGGDCASGGEDLTVTAVAEGRDAAMDIHSSLMG is encoded by the coding sequence ATGGCGACCAGCCATCAGGCATCCGGCATTCAGGCAGCGCGATTGGACGCTGCCGGGATTGCGGAGAATTTCTCGGACCTGCACCCAGCCTATGACGCGCATGAGGCAGCCGTGGCAGCAGACCGCTGCTATTTTTGCTACGACGCGCCCTGCATGACCGCCTGTCCAACCAGCATCGACATTCCCCAGTTCATCCGGGAAATCCAGGCGGGCCATGCCGAAAGCGCGGCCAAAACCATTCTGGAGCAGAACATCCTGGGCGGCATGTGCGCGCGGGTCTGCCCGACCGAAACGTTGTGCGAAGAGGCTTGTGTCCGGGAAGCTGCAGAGGGCAAGCCTGTGGAAATCGGCCGCTTGCAGCGCTACGCCACTGACACGCTGATGGATAAGGGCGTTCACCCATTCACCCGCGCCAAGGCGACTGGCAGGAATGTCGCTGTTGTGGGTGCAGGTCCGGCCGGTCTGGCTGCCGCGCACCGGCTGGCGATGCTGGGCCATGACGTGGTGGTCTATGATGCGAATGCCAAAGCAGGCGGCCTCAACGAATTCGGCATTGCCGCTTACAAATCCACCAATGACTTTGCCGCGCGAGAAGTGGATTGGCTGCTGCAAATCGGCGGCATTACAATGGATTACGGCAAGAAACTGGGCGCGGACCTGTCTTTGGATGGTCTGAAATCCGGCTATGACGCAGTGTTCCTCTCGATCGGCTTAGCCGGTGTCAACGCCTTGCGGGCGCCGGGTGAAGACAAGGACGGTGTGCGCGACGCAGTGGAGTTCATTGCTGAACTTCGCCAGGCAGACGACCTGACCACGCTCCCGGTGGGCCGAAATGTGGTGGTGATCGGCGGAGGTATGACCGCGGTGGACGCTGCGGTTCAGTCCAAGCTCTTGGGTGCTGAGAACGTTACAATCGCCTACCGCCGCGGCCGCGACGCCATGGGGGCCAGCCGGTTTGAGCAGGATCTGGCGGCTTCAAAAGGCGTTAAGCTGATGTTCAATGTCATGCCAAAGGCCGTGCATGGCAATGGTGCTGCCGCTGAGATCGAACTGGAGTATACTAAGACTGCAGACGGTAAGGTTTCCGGCACCGGCGAAACCGTGCGGCTGGCCGCCGATCAGGTATTCAAGGCCATTGGCCAGACACTGGCAGGCCAGCCTGACGCGCTGGAACTGGAGGGCCGCAAAATCAAAGTCGGCGATACGGGCCGAACCTCGGTGGCGGGGGTTTGGGCCGGGGGCGATTGTGCTTCTGGCGGCGAAGACCTCACCGTGACCGCCGTGGCCGAGGGCCGCGATGCTGCAATGGACATTCACTCCAGCCTGATGGGCTGA